In a genomic window of Branchiostoma floridae strain S238N-H82 chromosome 19, Bfl_VNyyK, whole genome shotgun sequence:
- the LOC118406480 gene encoding uncharacterized protein LOC118406480, with translation MSPTTEFQLQKDASTTPVKTPASGYNREYRTSQTTLSLLQTIQRMKDRVGELLVEETSSEDVLTTAESIKNMFLRDSFLHLTNSSSEFPLEVVRHGFITFDKTVMFLIASNSK, from the exons aatttcagCTCCAAAAAGATGCTTCGACCACACCTGTGAAGACACCTG CTAGCGGCTATAACAGAGAGTACCGCACTTCTCAAACTACTCTAAGTCTTCTCCAAACG ATACAACGAATGAAAGATAGAGTGGGCGAACTGTTGGTAGAAGAAACGTCATCGGAAGATGTTTTAACCACGGCAGAAAGTATAAAAAACATGTTCCTGCGCGACTCATTCCTGCACCTGACAAACAGTTCGTCTGAGTTTCCACTTGAAGTAGTAAGACATGGTTTTATTACCTTCGACAAGACAGTCATGTTTTTGATAGCTTCT AACTCAAAATGA